From the genome of Deltaproteobacteria bacterium, one region includes:
- a CDS encoding ABC transporter ATP-binding protein gives MAVPFLEVQSLTKSFGGLRAVNKVSFRMENKEILGLIGPNGAGKSTLLRLLTSILKPDSGSIHFKGKELVGMKTWDIINLGVATTFQNMRPFRRLPIIANVMVSCLSPRSMKRGEWVKKVEAKAMDALEFAGISDMALEKASTLSQGDLKRLEVARAVATDPELLLLDEPFGGLSPAETDLMAKSIKRLHKGGRFGRLHSEGPAMIIVEHKLQQLMKIVDRIIVLNFGTLLAEGTPEEVVNNPQVIEAYLGQGGRE, from the coding sequence ATGGCCGTACCATTCCTGGAAGTACAGTCGCTGACCAAGAGTTTCGGGGGCCTGCGGGCAGTCAATAAGGTCAGTTTTCGCATGGAGAATAAGGAGATCCTGGGACTCATCGGCCCAAACGGCGCCGGGAAGAGTACCTTGCTCCGTTTACTGACCAGTATACTGAAACCGGATAGCGGGAGCATCCACTTCAAAGGGAAAGAACTGGTGGGCATGAAAACCTGGGATATCATCAATCTGGGGGTGGCCACCACCTTTCAGAATATGAGACCCTTCCGCCGGCTGCCCATAATTGCCAACGTCATGGTTTCCTGCCTGTCTCCCCGGTCGATGAAAAGAGGGGAGTGGGTCAAGAAGGTAGAGGCCAAGGCCATGGATGCCCTGGAATTCGCCGGCATCTCGGATATGGCTCTGGAAAAGGCCTCCACCCTGTCTCAGGGGGACCTGAAACGGCTGGAAGTGGCCCGGGCCGTGGCCACCGATCCGGAATTGCTCCTCTTAGACGAGCCTTTCGGGGGTTTAAGTCCGGCTGAAACCGACTTGATGGCCAAGTCCATAAAAAGACTTCACAAGGGCGGGCGCTTCGGTCGCCTGCACAGCGAAGGTCCGGCCATGATTATCGTGGAGCACAAGCTGCAACAGTTAATGAAGATCGTCGATCGCATCATCGTCCTTAATTTCGGAACCCTCCTGGCCGAGGGGACCCCCGAGGAAGTGGTCAACAACCCCCAGGTTATTGAGGCCTATCTGGGTCAGGGAGGAAGGGAGTAA
- a CDS encoding methylenetetrahydrofolate reductase: MKTQSVLEKVLKTGNLAVTSECGPPRGAVPEKIRQKAEMLKGYIDAVNVTDNQTAMVRMSSFAAGVFLRQLGLHPILQMVTRDRNRLAMQADIIGAYAHGIHTMLCLSGDHPHFGDHPMAASVHDVDSIQFVQMVKKMREEGKFQGGADIENPPKMFIGAAANPFADPFELRVARLAKKVAAGADFIQTQCIYNVDKFEKWMEGVRSRGLHEKCYILAGITPLKSVGMARYMKNKVPGMDVPQELVDRMAGVPKDQQAEEGIRICVETIERLKQVQGVAGFHIMAIDWEQKVPEIVERAGLYPRPVVE; the protein is encoded by the coding sequence ATGAAAACCCAAAGCGTACTCGAAAAAGTATTGAAAACCGGAAATTTAGCCGTAACCTCGGAATGCGGTCCGCCGAGGGGCGCAGTCCCTGAAAAAATACGCCAGAAAGCAGAGATGCTGAAAGGCTATATAGATGCCGTTAATGTCACCGATAACCAGACCGCCATGGTCCGCATGTCCAGCTTTGCCGCCGGGGTTTTTCTACGGCAGCTCGGTCTGCATCCGATCCTGCAGATGGTTACCCGGGACCGCAATCGATTGGCCATGCAGGCCGATATCATCGGGGCCTATGCCCATGGCATCCATACCATGCTTTGTCTGTCAGGAGATCATCCCCATTTTGGAGACCATCCCATGGCGGCCAGTGTCCATGACGTCGACTCCATCCAGTTTGTCCAGATGGTCAAAAAAATGCGGGAAGAGGGCAAGTTTCAGGGCGGCGCCGATATTGAAAATCCGCCCAAAATGTTCATCGGGGCAGCGGCCAATCCCTTTGCCGACCCCTTTGAGCTCCGGGTGGCCCGTCTGGCCAAAAAGGTGGCGGCCGGCGCCGATTTTATTCAAACCCAATGCATCTACAATGTGGACAAATTTGAAAAATGGATGGAAGGGGTCCGCAGCCGCGGGTTACATGAAAAATGTTATATCCTGGCCGGCATTACGCCCTTGAAGTCGGTCGGTATGGCCCGTTATATGAAAAACAAGGTGCCGGGTATGGATGTCCCCCAGGAGCTGGTGGATCGGATGGCCGGGGTGCCCAAAGACCAACAGGCCGAAGAAGGCATCCGGATCTGTGTAGAGACCATTGAAAGGCTCAAACAGGTTCAGGGCGTTGCCGGATTTCATATCATGGCCATCGACTGGGAACAGAAGGTGCCTGAAATTGTGGAACGGGCCGGGCTCTATCCCCGTCCGGTGGTGGAATGA
- a CDS encoding hydrogenase iron-sulfur subunit has product MEEFEPVIIAFCCHYCAYTAADMAGSQRLSYPPNVKIIRVPCSGKVDTIHLLKAFENGADGVYVAGCLEGDCHFKSGNVRSAKRVAYARKLLDSIGIGGERLEMINLSAGMGERFAEMAGQITERIRSLGPNPIRNGGRPAGSPVAVVQILKEEQSQ; this is encoded by the coding sequence ATGGAAGAATTCGAACCGGTCATTATCGCCTTTTGCTGCCACTACTGCGCCTATACCGCCGCGGATATGGCCGGCAGTCAACGGCTCTCTTATCCCCCGAACGTCAAAATCATCCGGGTTCCCTGTTCCGGGAAGGTCGATACCATCCACCTGCTGAAGGCCTTTGAAAACGGCGCCGACGGTGTCTATGTGGCCGGTTGTCTGGAAGGGGATTGCCACTTTAAAAGCGGCAACGTGCGGTCCGCCAAACGGGTGGCCTATGCCCGGAAGCTCTTAGACAGCATCGGCATCGGTGGCGAAAGATTGGAAATGATCAACCTGTCGGCCGGGATGGGGGAGCGCTTTGCCGAGATGGCCGGACAGATCACTGAAAGAATCCGGAGTCTGGGACCCAACCCGATTCGAAATGGAGGCCGGCCGGCCGGCTCCCCCGTAGCCGTGGTCCAAATACTGAAGGAGGAACAATCGCAATGA
- a CDS encoding CoB--CoM heterodisulfide reductase iron-sulfur subunit A family protein, with translation MKTADRLQNGDRVLVIGGGIGGIRTALDLAEAKKNVVLIDQANAIGGLMTLLDRTFPTNNCDLCTISSTLSETNRNQYIQLMPLTRITQLNGQAGEFTAVLSTAPRYIDLMRCTACGECRRLFPECVDFNPGLDHRAPTCMRYPQITPQAFSIDLTRCQDPQALVACCPAGAIMADDRERQVQIPVASIVLAPGAAIFDPSGLDTLSYGLDPDVLTSLEYERLLSASGPTQGRLLCPSDGRVPSKIAWIQCVGSRGLQKGASSYCSSVCCMFALKEAVVTKERFQENIEAAIFYMDLRTFGKDYERYYERSRKKYGVRFVRSRPNSVFRKNGEERLTITFASDQGGPPAEESFDLVVLSTGFRVNEDLRQTAACLGVDLNPHGFAQTGPFNPVATSRPGVYVCGLFESPKDIPETMVQASAAACRASAHLTSQTDLTDTEGTFPPEREVAGEEPRIGVFVCDCGEDIGGVINVPELTAFAKTLPGVVLAEGVGHGCSRESMSRIEEALVSRKLNRLVIGGCSPRTHETRFQDLLRRAGLNKYLLEIANLRDQDTWVHPDQPLDAEAKARQLIWAAVLAVKKARPLPDNRLPINRDVLVVGGGVAGMTAALRLADQGFKVFLTERRSLLGGLANLVRRTLDGEDVQIFIQDLIQRTMAHPNIQVITNAFIVDHSGMPGLFKTGLQVGPQMFYRQLSHGVTILATGALPNRPDEYLLGRHKAVMTQLEAEALLEDRPQQTANWENVVMIQCVGSRQPDNPNCSRICCQTAIKNALSILDKNPETLIWILYRDMRTYGFQEDYYLRAREKGVIFVRYEPDQPPEVRAAGNQVEVSFTDPILGRSLSVSADALLLSTGLISDDESAEDLAAIFKVPRTPDGYFLEDHIKLRPVDLSKPGFFMAGTANAPLSIRETIAQAEASAARAQTLLSHNSINLGAAIARVDSKKCAACLICVRACPFDVPFINADGYSEIDPAKCHGCGLCASECPAKAIQLMQFEDDQILAKLNGLLERMVQ, from the coding sequence ATGAAAACAGCAGACCGACTTCAAAACGGCGACAGAGTTTTGGTAATCGGAGGCGGTATCGGGGGCATTCGGACCGCGCTGGATCTGGCTGAGGCCAAAAAAAACGTCGTTCTTATCGACCAGGCCAATGCCATCGGCGGATTGATGACCCTCCTGGACCGGACCTTTCCGACCAACAACTGCGACCTTTGCACCATCTCCTCGACCCTGTCAGAAACCAACCGCAACCAATATATTCAATTGATGCCGCTGACCCGGATCACCCAACTGAACGGCCAGGCCGGCGAGTTTACCGCGGTCCTATCTACCGCACCCCGTTACATCGATCTGATGCGCTGTACGGCCTGCGGGGAGTGCCGCCGGCTGTTTCCGGAGTGTGTGGATTTCAACCCCGGTCTGGATCATCGGGCACCGACCTGTATGCGTTACCCCCAGATCACCCCCCAGGCCTTCTCCATCGATCTGACGCGTTGCCAGGATCCCCAGGCCCTGGTTGCCTGCTGCCCGGCCGGAGCCATAATGGCCGACGACCGGGAACGTCAGGTCCAGATCCCGGTGGCCTCGATTGTCCTGGCCCCGGGCGCAGCGATTTTTGACCCCTCCGGCTTGGACACCTTAAGCTACGGTCTTGATCCCGATGTGCTTACCAGTCTGGAATACGAGCGTCTCTTGTCGGCTTCCGGACCCACCCAGGGAAGACTGCTCTGCCCCTCCGACGGCCGTGTTCCCTCTAAAATTGCCTGGATTCAGTGTGTCGGATCCCGGGGGTTGCAGAAAGGCGCCTCGTCCTATTGTTCGAGCGTCTGTTGTATGTTCGCACTCAAGGAGGCTGTGGTCACCAAGGAGCGTTTCCAGGAAAACATCGAAGCGGCCATTTTTTATATGGACCTGCGGACCTTCGGCAAAGACTACGAACGCTATTATGAACGGAGCCGGAAGAAATACGGGGTGCGATTTGTTCGAAGTCGGCCCAACAGCGTCTTCCGAAAAAACGGGGAGGAGCGTTTGACCATAACCTTTGCTTCCGATCAAGGCGGCCCCCCGGCCGAAGAGTCTTTTGATCTGGTGGTCCTTTCCACCGGCTTCCGGGTCAACGAAGACCTCCGGCAGACGGCCGCCTGTCTGGGAGTCGATCTGAACCCCCACGGCTTTGCCCAAACCGGTCCTTTTAATCCGGTGGCCACGTCCCGACCGGGAGTTTATGTCTGCGGGTTGTTTGAAAGCCCTAAGGACATCCCTGAAACCATGGTCCAGGCCAGTGCGGCAGCCTGCCGAGCCTCGGCCCATTTAACCTCTCAGACGGATTTAACCGATACCGAAGGCACCTTCCCGCCGGAACGGGAGGTGGCCGGCGAAGAGCCCCGAATCGGGGTGTTTGTCTGCGATTGCGGGGAGGATATCGGGGGTGTGATCAATGTGCCGGAATTGACGGCCTTTGCGAAAACCCTGCCCGGTGTGGTCCTGGCCGAAGGGGTCGGTCACGGTTGCAGCCGCGAATCCATGAGCCGTATCGAGGAAGCGCTGGTCAGCCGGAAGCTCAATCGCCTGGTGATCGGAGGATGCTCCCCCCGGACCCATGAAACCCGGTTTCAAGACCTCCTCCGTCGGGCCGGATTGAACAAATACCTGCTCGAAATCGCCAATCTCCGGGATCAGGACACCTGGGTCCATCCGGATCAGCCTTTAGATGCCGAGGCCAAAGCGCGGCAGTTGATCTGGGCCGCAGTCCTGGCCGTGAAAAAGGCCCGCCCCCTTCCGGATAACCGCTTGCCCATCAACCGCGATGTTCTGGTGGTAGGCGGCGGCGTAGCTGGAATGACCGCTGCCCTGCGGCTGGCCGATCAGGGCTTCAAGGTCTTCCTGACCGAACGGCGGTCCCTCCTGGGCGGCCTGGCCAACCTGGTCCGCCGAACCCTGGACGGTGAAGACGTCCAGATATTTATCCAGGACCTGATCCAGCGGACCATGGCCCACCCTAATATTCAAGTCATTACCAACGCCTTTATTGTTGACCACAGCGGGATGCCCGGCCTTTTTAAAACCGGGCTGCAGGTCGGTCCCCAGATGTTTTACCGGCAACTCAGCCACGGGGTTACGATTCTGGCAACCGGGGCCTTGCCAAACCGTCCCGATGAATACCTGCTCGGCCGGCACAAGGCCGTCATGACCCAGTTGGAAGCCGAGGCCTTGCTCGAAGACAGGCCCCAACAGACCGCTAACTGGGAAAATGTCGTCATGATCCAGTGTGTCGGATCGAGACAGCCGGACAACCCCAACTGCTCGCGGATCTGCTGCCAGACGGCCATTAAAAACGCCCTGAGCATTCTGGATAAAAACCCCGAGACCCTTATCTGGATCCTGTATCGGGATATGCGGACCTACGGCTTCCAGGAAGACTATTACCTGCGGGCCCGGGAAAAAGGGGTTATCTTCGTCCGTTATGAACCGGACCAGCCCCCGGAGGTCCGGGCCGCCGGCAATCAGGTGGAGGTGTCCTTCACCGATCCTATCCTGGGTCGATCCCTGAGCGTTTCAGCGGACGCCCTGCTGTTAAGCACCGGATTGATCAGCGATGACGAATCGGCCGAAGATCTGGCCGCGATTTTCAAAGTCCCCAGGACCCCGGATGGCTATTTTCTGGAGGACCACATCAAACTCAGACCCGTGGATCTCTCCAAACCGGGGTTTTTCATGGCCGGAACGGCCAATGCCCCCCTGTCTATCCGGGAGACTATCGCCCAGGCCGAGGCCTCGGCCGCCAGGGCCCAGACCTTGCTCAGTCACAACAGCATCAATCTGGGCGCTGCCATTGCCAGGGTCGATTCCAAAAAATGCGCCGCCTGTCTGATCTGCGTCCGGGCCTGTCCCTTTGACGTCCCCTTTATCAATGCGGACGGTTATTCGGAAATCGACCCGGCCAAGTGTCACGGCTGCGGCCTGTGCGCCTCCGAGTGTCCGGCCAAGGCCATACAATTGATGCAGTTTGAAGACGACCAGATTCTGGCCAAGCTCAACGGTCTGCTGGAAAGGATGGTGCAATAA
- a CDS encoding methylenetetrahydrofolate reductase C-terminal domain-containing protein gives MITAERKPLEEIIEYIRPFQRVLLVGCNECVTVCAVGGRKEVGILSSLLQMSFLKQGKNLQIREHTLERQCDPEYVEELTSLIDGVDAVLSMACGCGIQEISHRFKAKPVFPAVNTKFMGASERQGVWSERCQGCGDCLLGITGGICPIARCSKQLMNGPCGGSTSGKCEISPEVDCAWQLIWDRLKALGMEKRYEEIIPAKDWRPGRADGPRRIIREDLAE, from the coding sequence ATGATAACAGCGGAACGCAAACCCCTGGAAGAAATCATTGAATATATCCGGCCCTTTCAAAGAGTACTGCTGGTCGGATGCAACGAGTGTGTAACGGTTTGTGCCGTCGGCGGCCGTAAGGAAGTCGGGATTTTATCCTCGTTGCTGCAAATGTCGTTTCTGAAGCAGGGGAAAAATTTACAGATTCGGGAACATACCCTGGAACGCCAGTGCGATCCGGAATACGTTGAAGAACTGACGTCTCTGATCGACGGCGTCGATGCGGTCCTGTCCATGGCCTGCGGCTGCGGCATACAGGAGATCAGCCACCGCTTTAAGGCTAAACCGGTGTTTCCCGCCGTCAATACCAAGTTCATGGGGGCATCGGAACGACAGGGCGTCTGGTCCGAAAGGTGCCAGGGATGCGGGGATTGTCTGCTGGGGATCACCGGCGGGATTTGTCCGATTGCCCGGTGTTCCAAACAATTGATGAACGGCCCCTGCGGCGGTTCCACTTCGGGTAAATGTGAGATCAGCCCGGAGGTGGACTGTGCCTGGCAGTTGATCTGGGATCGGCTCAAGGCACTGGGAATGGAAAAGAGGTACGAAGAAATCATACCGGCCAAAGACTGGAGACCTGGCCGGGCCGATGGCCCCCGTAGAATTATCAGAGAGGATTTGGCAGAATGA
- a CDS encoding response regulator, which produces MNDKKLILVVDDDPDLVEAVSVKLESENFRVHKAYDGVEAMDQIKKEQPDLVILDVMMPRKNGYQLCEELKQSDQYKSIVVLLLTAVGAAVTSTNYTHWDGKNTLADDYIPKPIDLEKLMGIVKDYLTPAA; this is translated from the coding sequence ATGAACGACAAAAAACTCATCCTGGTAGTGGACGATGACCCGGATCTGGTCGAGGCGGTTTCCGTAAAATTGGAGAGCGAAAATTTCCGGGTCCATAAGGCCTATGACGGCGTGGAAGCTATGGATCAGATCAAAAAGGAACAACCGGATCTGGTTATTCTCGATGTGATGATGCCGCGCAAGAACGGCTATCAGTTATGCGAGGAGCTGAAACAATCCGATCAGTATAAAAGCATCGTAGTCCTCCTGCTCACCGCAGTAGGCGCTGCCGTCACCTCCACCAATTACACCCATTGGGATGGTAAGAACACCCTGGCGGATGACTACATCCCGAAACCGATCGACCTGGAAAAACTGATGGGGATTGTTAAGGATTATTTGACCCCGGCCGCATGA
- a CDS encoding methylenetetrahydrofolate reductase, translated as MSIQKRLQSGEFVVLAEMNTPKGVDISRLMTDVRRIKGRVDGIVVPDMNNGVMRMSALAGGALVQQQGIESIITVYGRDRNRMALQGDLLAAHVLGIQNLIVVQGEDMANSDHRNALPVNDLDELGLLNTIRTLQDGKDLAGFDLEGSPEFQVGCYLAPFIDDAGLTGELDRAREKIAAGAGFLVTPPVFDINRFEAFRQKAAGLKVPIIASVFLIKSVAVARYMAANEPGVSISEELIGRIRKSSDRELEGVKIIGETIAALRKMAQGVLIQTMGWEHRLSAILDIAGL; from the coding sequence ATGAGTATTCAAAAACGATTACAAAGCGGAGAATTTGTCGTTCTGGCTGAAATGAACACACCCAAGGGGGTGGATATTTCCCGGCTGATGACCGACGTCCGGCGTATTAAGGGGCGGGTCGACGGAATTGTCGTTCCTGACATGAATAACGGTGTTATGCGAATGAGCGCCCTGGCCGGCGGGGCTTTGGTCCAGCAGCAGGGGATCGAGTCCATCATCACGGTTTATGGACGGGACCGCAACCGAATGGCTTTGCAGGGCGATTTGCTGGCCGCCCATGTGCTGGGTATTCAGAACCTGATCGTGGTTCAAGGGGAAGATATGGCCAATAGTGACCACCGGAACGCCTTGCCGGTCAACGATCTGGATGAACTGGGGTTGCTCAACACCATCCGGACCCTTCAGGATGGAAAGGATTTGGCTGGCTTTGATCTGGAAGGCAGCCCGGAATTCCAGGTCGGCTGTTATCTCGCACCCTTTATTGACGATGCCGGACTGACCGGGGAGCTGGACCGGGCCCGGGAAAAGATCGCCGCCGGCGCCGGCTTTCTGGTTACCCCGCCGGTATTTGATATCAACCGCTTTGAGGCTTTCAGGCAGAAAGCCGCTGGGCTCAAAGTGCCCATCATCGCCTCGGTCTTCCTCATAAAATCGGTGGCCGTGGCCCGATATATGGCTGCCAATGAACCCGGGGTATCTATTTCCGAAGAGCTGATCGGACGAATCCGAAAGTCCTCCGACCGCGAACTGGAGGGCGTTAAAATCATCGGGGAAACCATTGCCGCGCTTCGAAAAATGGCCCAGGGCGTCCTGATTCAGACCATGGGCTGGGAGCACCGCTTGTCCGCGATTCTCGATATCGCCGGCCTCTGA
- a CDS encoding AMP-binding protein: protein MNPKESYLTKPWLKYYSEGVPAEVEIPEISVPELFDQVVEKFGNKPALIFYGKKIQYRELKELVDRLATALADLGVKKGDTVALYLLNSPQYVISYFATLKLGAKVTPISPVYTSIEVKHQVEDSEARTVVCQDILYDNLQKSGAKFDRVILTSINEYLPALKKLFGKGSQGKGPGGSPPPSIEALKGAGVYSFQDLIKKYPPQPPKVAIDPRKDLAALPYTGGTTGLPKAAMLTHRNMVALQKQVLSFWPIFEEGKEVVMAFLPFFHIYGQVVVMLGGLAQGATLVLFTTPDIEEILTAMDRYQASGFYGVPTLFEYLKEYEKTDRVNWKRLKLIACGADTLHESTISAWEKRTGSKIFEGYGMTETTAVSHSTPIHHPKRGSFGVPIPNVKAAIVEHEGTEFLPVGEVGELILCGPNIMQGYWKRPDGTKESMMEIDGEVWLRTGDLVSMDEEGYFHFFDRKRDLIKYKGYSVFARHVEEVLYQHPQIKAAGVVGVPDPKVGNLIKAYVVLESEARGKISEEEVLEFCRQKLAHYKVPKIIEFRGELPKTDVGKVSRRELREEVEEA, encoded by the coding sequence ATGAACCCTAAAGAATCCTATCTGACCAAACCCTGGTTGAAATACTATTCGGAAGGTGTGCCGGCCGAAGTGGAGATCCCGGAAATTTCAGTGCCGGAGCTTTTCGATCAGGTGGTTGAAAAATTCGGGAACAAACCGGCCCTGATTTTTTACGGCAAAAAGATCCAATACCGGGAGCTCAAAGAGCTGGTAGACCGCCTGGCCACGGCTCTTGCGGATTTGGGGGTCAAAAAGGGGGATACGGTGGCCTTATATCTTTTAAACAGCCCCCAGTACGTAATCTCTTATTTTGCCACCCTGAAATTGGGGGCCAAAGTAACCCCCATCAGTCCGGTCTATACCAGCATTGAAGTCAAGCACCAGGTGGAAGACAGTGAGGCCCGGACCGTTGTCTGCCAGGACATCCTCTATGACAACCTGCAAAAATCCGGAGCCAAGTTCGATCGGGTGATTCTAACCAGCATCAACGAATACCTTCCGGCCCTGAAAAAATTGTTCGGCAAGGGCAGCCAGGGCAAAGGACCGGGCGGGAGCCCGCCGCCCTCCATCGAGGCCCTTAAAGGCGCCGGGGTTTATTCCTTTCAGGATTTGATCAAAAAATATCCCCCCCAACCGCCGAAGGTGGCCATTGATCCCCGGAAGGATCTGGCGGCCCTGCCCTACACCGGGGGAACTACCGGACTGCCCAAGGCGGCCATGCTGACCCATCGCAATATGGTGGCCCTTCAGAAACAGGTCTTGTCCTTTTGGCCCATCTTCGAAGAGGGTAAGGAAGTAGTCATGGCCTTCCTGCCCTTTTTTCATATCTACGGCCAGGTGGTGGTTATGCTCGGGGGCCTGGCCCAGGGCGCGACCCTGGTCCTTTTCACCACACCGGATATTGAGGAGATATTAACCGCCATGGACCGTTATCAGGCATCCGGCTTCTATGGCGTCCCCACCCTTTTCGAATATCTCAAGGAGTATGAGAAGACCGACCGGGTCAACTGGAAACGGCTCAAGCTGATCGCCTGCGGGGCCGATACCCTCCATGAATCGACCATCTCGGCCTGGGAAAAGAGAACCGGATCGAAAATTTTTGAAGGGTATGGGATGACCGAAACCACGGCCGTCAGTCACAGTACCCCGATCCACCATCCCAAGAGGGGTTCTTTCGGGGTGCCTATTCCTAACGTCAAGGCGGCCATCGTTGAGCATGAAGGGACCGAATTTCTCCCCGTAGGGGAAGTGGGCGAACTGATTTTGTGCGGCCCCAATATCATGCAGGGTTATTGGAAAAGACCTGATGGGACCAAAGAGTCCATGATGGAAATTGACGGAGAGGTCTGGCTGCGCACCGGGGACCTGGTCAGCATGGATGAAGAAGGGTATTTCCATTTCTTTGACCGCAAACGGGACCTGATTAAATACAAAGGCTATTCGGTCTTCGCCCGGCACGTGGAGGAAGTACTGTACCAGCATCCCCAGATCAAGGCTGCCGGGGTGGTCGGGGTGCCGGACCCCAAGGTGGGCAACCTGATCAAGGCCTATGTGGTCTTGGAGAGCGAGGCCAGGGGCAAGATCTCGGAAGAAGAGGTCCTTGAATTCTGCCGCCAGAAGCTGGCCCATTATAAAGTACCCAAGATCATCGAGTTCAGGGGTGAGTTGCCGAAAACCGACGTGGGGAAGGTCTCCCGGCGGGAATTACGAGAAGAGGTTGAGGAGGCCTGA
- a CDS encoding ABC transporter ATP-binding protein — MLLEINQLTVRYEKAVLINNVNLMVDSGELVSLVGPNGAGKSTTLRAITGLVAWEKEIKRRSTAGDIFLEGTVTFNGERLDQIPAHEIVKRGLVLCPERRRPFREMTVLDNLMAGAYLEKDRKKSQETLGKVYELFPVLKERSRQISGTLSGGEQQMLAIGRAFMSEPKLLCIDEPSTGLAPLMRQEVFEKISQINQLGITILLVEQEVSSVFKMAKRNYVLSSGKIIAQGTGEQLMEDEVIRKTYLGL, encoded by the coding sequence GTGCTCTTAGAAATTAATCAATTAACCGTCCGCTATGAAAAGGCCGTACTCATCAATAATGTGAATCTGATGGTGGATTCCGGGGAACTGGTCAGCCTGGTCGGTCCCAACGGAGCCGGGAAATCGACCACCCTCCGGGCCATCACCGGCCTGGTGGCCTGGGAAAAGGAGATCAAACGCCGGTCCACGGCTGGCGACATCTTCCTGGAAGGAACGGTTACCTTTAACGGGGAACGGCTCGATCAGATTCCGGCCCATGAGATCGTCAAAAGAGGACTGGTCCTGTGCCCGGAACGGAGAAGGCCCTTTCGGGAAATGACTGTCCTGGATAACCTGATGGCCGGGGCCTATCTGGAAAAAGACCGTAAAAAAAGCCAGGAGACCCTGGGAAAGGTCTATGAACTCTTTCCGGTACTCAAAGAACGGTCCAGACAGATCTCCGGGACCCTTTCGGGCGGGGAACAGCAGATGCTGGCCATCGGCCGGGCCTTTATGTCGGAGCCGAAACTTTTGTGCATCGATGAGCCTTCCACGGGTCTGGCCCCTTTGATGCGCCAGGAGGTTTTTGAAAAAATTTCTCAGATCAACCAGTTGGGAATCACCATCCTGCTCGTCGAACAGGAGGTCAGTTCGGTCTTCAAAATGGCCAAACGAAATTACGTCCTTTCTTCCGGCAAAATCATCGCACAGGGGACCGGAGAGCAATTGATGGAAGATGAAGTCATCCGTAAGACCTACCTGGGTCTTTAA